GCCGGTCCTCGAACCCTGGGCGTCCCATGAGCCCGAACGTGTATTGCTTGCCTTCTTCGATGGCGGGCGCCCCGAAGGGATCGATGCCCGCGAGCAACGCGGTCGCGACCGTCGTCCATTCGAGGAGCCCGAGCAGCTGTCCGACCGTGAATGCGCTCACCTCGGGCAGCACGAGCGCGGCGCTCGGCCGCCCGCGGCGTGCGAGCGCCGCCTCGGTGGCGCGCTGCTCGCCGTTCAGCATCGTGCCGAGGGCGTTGCCGCCGAGGCACCCGACCTCCTCGATGTCCTGGTACGCGGCGGGGATGTCGAGCGTCTCGCCGTGGTCTTCGACGCGCAGGAAGAGGACGACCTTGTCGCGCGGCCCCTCGACGTAGAGCTGCATCTGCGAATGCTGGTCGGCGCTGCCGCGTGCCCGCAGCGGCGTCGAGGCGAAGGTCGCGTCGCGACCGTCGGCGCCCTGCGCTTTGCCGAGGCTCTCGCCCCAGAGCTGGCAGAACCAGTCGCCGGCGACGGCGAGACGCTCGGCGTAGCTCATCAGCACCACGATGCGCTTCTCGTGGCGCGTGGCCAGCAGCCACAGCGCGCCGGCCAGCGCCAGCGCCGGCACCGTCAGCGGATCCTCGACCGCCTGCTGCCGCTCGTCGACCCACGCGGCGCCGGCGAGCAGCTCGTCGACGTCGATGCCCGCGAGCGCGGCCGGCAGCAGGCCGGCGGCCGTCAGGACGGAGAAGCGGCCGTCGACGTCGGGCACCGCCGGCAGCGCCGCGAAGCCCTCGTCGTTGACGATCTGGCGCAGCGAGCCGTGCGCCGGATGCGTCACCACGAGCAGGTGGCGCTTGTAGTCGACGGCGCCCATCTCGCGCAGCAGCCGATCGCGCACGATGAGGAACCGCGCCATCGTCTCGGCGGTGTCGCCGGACTTGCTGACCACGACGAACAGCGTGCGTGCGAGATCGAGCGGCTCGAGCAGGCGCGCGAAGGCCCACGGATCGATCGTGTCGGAAACGAGGCAGCGCAGCCCGTCGCGGCGCCCGCGGCCGAGCGCGTGCAGCAGCGCGTGCGTGCCGAGCGCGGAGCCGCCGATGCCGAGCACGACGCAGGTGTCGAACTCCGTGCGCGCCGCGTCCGCGGCGGCACGGACCGCCGCGAGATCGGCGCTGCGCGACGGCAGATCCGCGAACGGCAGCGCGCCCGCGGCACGCCGCTCGGCGAGCGTCCGGCGGACGCGCGCCAGCTCCGGCGCGAGCGCCGTCAGCTCCTCCGCCGTCACCCCATCCGCCCCGGTCGTCGCGGCGAGCAGGCCATTCAGGTCGATGCGAACCGTCATGGCCTCGCGCCAGCGACGGCGCCGCTGATTCGGCATCGGGGCAGCCTGTATGCCCCCGGGGGGGAGGGGTCAAGGCAAACCCCGCCCCGCATGCGGTGGCGGGGCGCGCGCGACGCACGCTATGGTCGGCGGCGCGGTGACGATTCCGAAGCTCGCGTCCGATGCCGCGGCGCTGCGCGCCGCCCTCGCCCCGCGGCGCGCCGCCGGCGCGCGTGTCGTCTTCACGAACGGCTGCTTCGACCTGCTCCACCCGGGGCACGTGCGCTATCTCGCCGCGGCGCGCGCGCTCGGCGACGTCCTCGTCGTCGGCCTGAACGACGACGCCTCGGTACGACGGCTGAAGGGCAGCGGCCGCCCCATCCTCTCGGCCGCCGAGCGTGCCGAGGTGCTGGCCGGCCTCGCCGCCGTCGACCACGTGATCGTCTTCGCCGCGGACACCCCGCTCGCCCTGATCGCCGCCCTCGCGCCGGACGTGCTCGTGAAGGGCGCCGACTGGGCTCTCGAAGACATCGTCGGCCGCGCCGAGGTCGAGGCCGCCGGAGGCCGGGTCGAGCGGGTCACGGTCGTACCGGGGGTCTCGACCAGCGAGCTGCTCCGCCGCATCCGCGCGGGGGCCTGAGCGCCGGCGCGGCCGGGCGGATTTGCCAGCCCGGGAGGCCCGTGCTACCTCCCGACCCCCTATGGCACGGGTCTGCGAAGTGTGCGGCAAGCACCGCTCGGTCGGCAACAACGTGAGCCACGCGAACAACAAGACCAAGCGGACGTGGCAGCCGAACCTCCAGCGCGTCCACGCGCGCGTCGGCACCGCAGGCCGCTACCTGCTCGTCTGCACCCGCTGCATCCGCAGCGGCAAGGTCCAGAAGGCCGCCTCGGCCTGACGTCCGTCTCCCGGGGCACGGGATTCCGCGCAGGCCGCCCGCGTCGCGGGCCGAGCCGCCGGAACGCGCCCCGCCCGCGTCAGGCCGTCGGCCGGAGCGCGATCGCCTCGATCTCGACGCGCGCCCCGAGCGGCAACCCCGCCACGACGACGGTCGAGCGCGCCGGGTACGGCGCCCGGAAGTGGCGGCCGTAGAGCTCGTTGACGAGCTTCCCGTCGGCGGCGTCGACCAGGAACACCGTCGTCTTCACCACGTCGTCCCGCCCGCAGCCCGCCGCCGCCAGCACGGCGTCGAGGTTCTGCAGCGCCTGCGCCGCCTGCGCCGCGGTGCCGCCCGCGACGAGCGTCGTCGTCGCCGGGTCGAGGCCGATCTGGCCGGCGCAGAAGACGAGGTCGCCGGCGACGACCGCGGGCGAGTACGGCCCCACCGCCTGCGGCGCGCCGGGGGCACTCTCGAGCGCGCGCCGGCTCACGTGCGCACCCGGGTGACGCGCATCACGCCGCGGACGCGGCCGAGGTTGCGCATCACGGTGTTGAGGTCGTCGATGCTGCCGACCATGAGCTCGAAGACGTTCTGCGCCTTGTGGTCGCCGATCACGTGCACCTGCGCCTTGGCGATGTTGATGCCGGTCGAGCTGATGGCCTTCGACATGGCCGCCAGCAGTCCCTGTCGATCCACCCCGATCACCTCGACCCGCACCGGGCGCGGCGTGCCCTTGCCGTTCTCCCACTGGACGTCGATGCGCCGCTGCGGATCGGTCTCCAGCACCTTCGGACAGTCCTGCGCATGCACCGTGACGCCGCGCCCGCGCGTGATGAAGCCGGCGATGCGCTCGCCCGGCAACGGCTGGCAGCACTTCCCGAAGCGCACCAGCATGTCCTCGACGCCGGACACCCGCACGCCGCTCTTCGACTGGCGGCTGACGAGCCGCATGAGCCGCTGGAGCGCACCCTCGGCGCGCTCGCGGCGCCGCTCCAGCTCCTGCTCCGGGAGTATCCGCGCCAGCACCTGCTGCGCCGTCAGCTTGCCGTAGCCGAGGTCGGCGAGGAGCGTGTCCTCGTCGGGCAGCTCGAGCTCCTTCAGCACGCGCGCCAGCGTGCCGTCCTTGCGCAGGGCGGCGAGCTCCAGGTGCGCGCGCCCGAGGTCGCGCTCGAGGATCTCGCGGCCGACGGCCACCGAGCGCGCGCTCTGCTGGCCCTTGATCCAGGCGCGGATGCGGGCCTTGGCGCGCTGGGTCTTGGCGATCTTGAGCCAGTCCTTCGACGGCGTCTGGTTCGCGGTGGTGATGATCTCGACGGTGTCGCCGCTCTGCAGCGAGTAGCGCAGCGGCACGATCTTGCCGTTGACGCGCGCGCCGGCGCAGTGACGGCCGATCTCCGAGTGGATGCGGTAGGCGAAGTCGATGATGGTGGCGCCGACCGGGAAGTTCAGCAGGTCGCCCTTCGGCGTGAAGACGAAGACCTCCTCGCTGAAGAGATCCTCCTTCACCGAGCGCAGGAACTCCTGCGGATCGGAGACCTGCTGCTGGAACTCGAGCAGCTGGCGCAGCCAGGCGAAGCGCTGGTCGATGTCCGGCCCGGGATCGCCCGGCGCCTTGTAGCGCCAGTGCGCCGCGATGCCGTACTCGGCCACGCGATGCATCTCGCGCGTACGGATCTGGATCTCGATGCGCTCGCCGTACGGCCCGATCACCGTCGTGTGCAGCGACTGGTAGCCGTTCGGCTTCGGCAGGGCGACGTAGTCCTTGAAGCGCCCCGGCACCGGCTTCCAGCTGGCGTGCACGACGCCGAGCGCCTCGTAGCACTCGCCGACCGAGTCGACGACGACGCGGAACGCGATGAGGTCGTAGATCTGATCGTAGAGCAGGTTCTGCGCCTGCATCTTCTGGTAGATCGAGTAGAAGTGCTTCGGGCGACCGCTGATCTCGGCCTCGATGCCGGCCTCGGCCAGCTTCTTGCCGATGATGCTGATCACCTCTTTCGTGTGCTTCTCGCGCTCGGCCTTCTTCTTCGCGACGTTGCGCTTCAGCTGGTAGTAGACCTCGGGGTGCAGGAAGCGCAGCGCGTTGTCCTCGAGCTCGCTCTTGATCCAGTAGATGCCGAGCCGGTGCGCGAGGGGCGCGTAGATCTCGAGCGTCTCCTGCGCGATGTCGACCTGACGCTCGGGCTTCAGATGCGCGAGCGTCCGCATGTTGTGCGTGCGGTCGGCGAGCTTCACCAGGATCACGCGGATGTCGCGCGCCATCGCGAGCAGCATCTTGCGGAAGTTCTCGGCCTGCTTCTCCTCGCGCGAGGTGAAGTTGATCTGGCCGATCTTGGTGACCCCGTCGACGAGCACCGCGATCTCGTCGCCGAACAGCTCCTGGAGCTGCGGCAGGGTGGCGAGCGTGTCCTCGACCGTGTCGTGCAGCAGCCCGGTGGCGACGCTCGGCACGTCGAGCCGCAGGTCGGCGATGATGCCGGCGACCTGGAGGGGATGGGTGAGATAGGGCTCGCCCGAACGCCGGCGCTGCCCATGATGGACTTCGGCGGAGAAGTCGTAGGCTTTCTGGATGACGTCGACGTTCGCCGTGGGGCTGTAGCCGCGGACGCGATCGATCAGGTCGCCGATGGTCATGGACGGTGCGCGGCACCTCCCCGGGCGCGCGCTTTCGAGACGATCTCCCCTGCGAGGTCGGCCGGCGTGCGATGGTCGGTGTCGATGACGAGATCGTACCGGGCCTTGTCGTGGTAATCGACCCCATACAGGTCGAGGTAGCGTTTGCGATCGGACGCCTCGCGCGCCTGGGTCTCGCGCAGCCGCTCCCTGGCGTGGCCGCCCTCGCGCCCCGTGATGCGCTCGGCGCGCACCGCCTCGGAGGCGTCGAGGAAGACGCGCAGCGCCGGCACCCGCGCCTGCTCGGCCATGAACGCGGCCAGCCGGCCCTCGAGCACGGCCGCGCCGCGCGCCGCCCGCTCCCGCATGCGGCGGTCGAGATCGCGGTCGATCGACGGATCGGTTTCGGCCCGGCGCAGGTACTCCTCGAGGCTGAGCCCGTGCTCGGCCGCCTGCTGGCGGAAGATGTTGCCGGCGTAGACGTGCTCCAGCCCGAGCTCGGCCGCGACCAGCTTCGCCACCGTCGTCTTGCCGCTGCCCGGCAGGCCCGAGATCGTGATCAGCACCGCGCCCTCATATAGCGCGGTCACTCGACGTTCTGCACCTGCTCGCGCAGCTTCTCGACCTCGCCCTTGGCCTCGAGGACGAGGGCGCTGGTGGCGAGATCGCCCGCCTTGGCGCCGGTCGTGTTGCACTCGCGCAGGATCTCCTGGAGCAGGAACTCGACCCGCTTGCCGATCGGCGCCGTGCCCTTCAACGCCGCGTCGAGCGCGGCCAGGTGGCCGTCCAGGCGGACCAGCTCCTCGGTGACGTCGCTGCGGTCGGCCAGCGTCGCCAGCTCCTGCGCGACGCGCGTGGGGTCGATCTGCGCGCCTTCGGCGAGGCGTCCGAGCCGCTCCTCGACGCGCCTACGGAGCGCCCGCTGGATGTGCGGCAGGCGCTTGCGGATCTTCGCCACGAAGCCCCGCAGCGCCGCCGCCCGCCGCTGCATGTCGCGCTGCACGTGCCGCCCCTCGCGCCGCCGCTCACGGTCGAACGCACGCAGAGCCGCGCCGAGCGTCCGCCGCACGATGGGCAGCTCCGCGGCCAGGTCCGGCGCCTGCTCGGCGACCTCGAACAGATCGGGGAGGCGCAGCACGTCGGCGAGCGTGACCTCGCCCGGCAGCCCGAGGCGCCTCCCGAGGCCGCGCGCCGCGGTCACGTACGAGCGCGCCAGCTCCTCGCGCATCGCCACGCGGTAGCGCCGGCGCCCGGCGGCGGCGACGCGCACGACGCTGACGTCGACGCGCCCGCGCTCCGCATGCGCCCGCACCCGGTCGCGCAGCTCCCCCTCCCACGCCGCGTACTCGCGCGGCGCCGTCACCCGGACGTCGAGGTGGCGCTGGTTCACGCCGCGCACCTCGACGGTGATCTGTGCCCAGCGTCCCGCCGTCGTGGCGGTGCCGTAGCCCGTCATGCTTCGCATCGCGTCTCCCGACGGCCCCGGCTCACCGTGACGCGATCGCCGCGCGCAGCTCGGCTGCGCTCACGGTGGCCGTACCGAATTTGCCGACCACCACGCCGGCCGCGTGATTGGCCAGCACGGTCGCCTCCTCCAGCGTGCCCCCTGCCCCCAACGCCAGCGCGCAGGTCGCGATCACCGTGTCGCCCGCGCCGGTGACGTCGAAGACCTCGCGCGCGACCGTCGGCACCGTGTGCGTGCGCCGCCGCGGGCGGAAGAGCGCCATGCCCTCGTCGCCGCGCGAGATCAGCACCGACTCGGCCTCCCAGCGCTCGAGCAGCCGCGTCCCGGCCGCCGCGAGCGTGACGTCGTCGACGATGTCGATCCCCGCCGCCGCCCCCGCCTCCTCGCGGTTCGGCTTGATGAGCGACATGCGGCGGTAGTGCGGGAAGTTCACCCGCTTCGGATCGACGAGCCAGGTGAACGGCGCGCGGGCATGGGCCGTCGCCAGCGCGCCCAGCAGCTCGGGCCCGACGACGCCCTTGCCGTAGTCGGACACGACCAGCACGTCCCAGCGCCGCCGCTGCGCCAGCACCCAGTCGCGCAGCCGCCGCCCGGCCGCGGCGTCGGGCGCCGCCGCTTCGCGATCGAGCCGCACCACCTGCTGCTGGTGCGCGACGATGCGCGTCTTCTGCGTCGTCGCGCCGTGGCGCGAGGCGACGATCCCGGTGGTCGCGGCGCCCAGCCCGGCAAGCACGTCGCCCAGCCGGCGGCCGGCGGGGTCGTCGCCGACGATGCCGGCGACGGCGGCGCGCCCGCCCAGCTCGACGAGGTTGCGCACGACGTTGCCCGCTCCGCCCGGCTGCTCGTCCTCGCTCTGCACGTGCACGACCGGCACCGGCGCCTCCGGCGAGATGCGCTGCACCCGCCCGCGCACGAACTGGTCGAGCATGAGATCGCCGACCACGAGCACGCGCACGCCGGCCATGCGCTGCACCAGCGTTCGCAGTCGCGCCCGCGTCACCCCCCGCATGGCGCCCTCCCGTAGCAGGCGAGCGTGCCCTCCGCCATGGTTTCGGCCCCGTAGTGCGCACGCACGCGCGCGCGGCCGGCGGCGCCGAAGCGGCTGCGCAGCTCGGCGTCGCGCGCGAGCCGGCCGAGCGCTGCGGCCAGCGCCGCGACGTCCTCGGGCGGCACCACGAGCCCGGTCTCGCCGTCGACGACGACCTCGGCGAGCCCGCCGGTGCGGCTCGCGATCACCGGCCGCCCCACCGCCATCGCCTCCAGCGCCGCCACGCCGAGGCCCTCGTGACGCGACGGCAGCACGGCGACGTCCGCCGCCGCGAGGCACGCGGCCACGTCGTCGCGGAAGCCCGCGAAGACGACGCGATCACCGAGCGGCGTCGCCGCTGCCCGCAGCGCGGCCTCGGCGCTGCCCGTCCCGCAGAACGCGTAGCGCAGCCGCGGGTCGGCGCGCGCCGCCGCCGCGAGCAGGACGTCGTGCCCCTTGCTCGAGCGCGCCACCAGCACGACGAGGACGGCGTCGTTTTTGACCCCCAGGCGGCCCGCACGGCCGCGCGCGTCGGCGGCCAGGCGTCGACGTCGACGCCGCTCGGCGCGATGCGGATGCGCTCCGCCGGCACGCCGGCGCGGACGAGCGCGTCGCGCACGCCGGCCGAGATGGCGATCACCGCGTCGACCGCCCCGGTGTAGAGCCATCGCGCCCAGGCGCCGCCCCGCGGCACGTAGTCCATGCGCCGCGTGACCACGAGCCGGCGGCCGGCGCGCGGTACGAGCGGCG
The genomic region above belongs to bacterium and contains:
- a CDS encoding glucose-6-phosphate isomerase (catalyzes the formation of D-fructose 6-phosphate from D-glucose 6-phosphate); amino-acid sequence: MPNQRRRRWREAMTVRIDLNGLLAATTGADGVTAEELTALAPELARVRRTLAERRAAGALPFADLPSRSADLAAVRAAADAARTEFDTCVVLGIGGSALGTHALLHALGRGRRDGLRCLVSDTIDPWAFARLLEPLDLARTLFVVVSKSGDTAETMARFLIVRDRLLREMGAVDYKRHLLVVTHPAHGSLRQIVNDEGFAALPAVPDVDGRFSVLTAAGLLPAALAGIDVDELLAGAAWVDERQQAVEDPLTVPALALAGALWLLATRHEKRIVVLMSYAERLAVAGDWFCQLWGESLGKAQGADGRDATFASTPLRARGSADQHSQMQLYVEGPRDKVVLFLRVEDHGETLDIPAAYQDIEEVGCLGGNALGTMLNGEQRATEAALARRGRPSAALVLPEVSAFTVGQLLGLLEWTTVATALLAGIDPFGAPAIEEGKQYTFGLMGRPGFEDRRAEVERWAAVRDPRWIL
- the rfaE2 gene encoding D-glycero-beta-D-manno-heptose 1-phosphate adenylyltransferase, whose amino-acid sequence is MVGGAVTIPKLASDAAALRAALAPRRAAGARVVFTNGCFDLLHPGHVRYLAAARALGDVLVVGLNDDASVRRLKGSGRPILSAAERAEVLAGLAAVDHVIVFAADTPLALIAALAPDVLVKGADWALEDIVGRAEVEAAGGRVERVTVVPGVSTSELLRRIRAGA
- the rpmB gene encoding 50S ribosomal protein L28 → MARVCEVCGKHRSVGNNVSHANNKTKRTWQPNLQRVHARVGTAGRYLLVCTRCIRSGKVQKAASA
- a CDS encoding Rid family detoxifying hydrolase, with the protein product MSRRALESAPGAPQAVGPYSPAVVAGDLVFCAGQIGLDPATTTLVAGGTAAQAAQALQNLDAVLAAAGCGRDDVVKTTVFLVDAADGKLVNELYGRHFRAPYPARSTVVVAGLPLGARVEIEAIALRPTA
- a CDS encoding bifunctional (p)ppGpp synthetase/guanosine-3',5'-bis(diphosphate) 3'-pyrophosphohydrolase, which translates into the protein MTIGDLIDRVRGYSPTANVDVIQKAYDFSAEVHHGQRRRSGEPYLTHPLQVAGIIADLRLDVPSVATGLLHDTVEDTLATLPQLQELFGDEIAVLVDGVTKIGQINFTSREEKQAENFRKMLLAMARDIRVILVKLADRTHNMRTLAHLKPERQVDIAQETLEIYAPLAHRLGIYWIKSELEDNALRFLHPEVYYQLKRNVAKKKAEREKHTKEVISIIGKKLAEAGIEAEISGRPKHFYSIYQKMQAQNLLYDQIYDLIAFRVVVDSVGECYEALGVVHASWKPVPGRFKDYVALPKPNGYQSLHTTVIGPYGERIEIQIRTREMHRVAEYGIAAHWRYKAPGDPGPDIDQRFAWLRQLLEFQQQVSDPQEFLRSVKEDLFSEEVFVFTPKGDLLNFPVGATIIDFAYRIHSEIGRHCAGARVNGKIVPLRYSLQSGDTVEIITTANQTPSKDWLKIAKTQRAKARIRAWIKGQQSARSVAVGREILERDLGRAHLELAALRKDGTLARVLKELELPDEDTLLADLGYGKLTAQQVLARILPEQELERRRERAEGALQRLMRLVSRQSKSGVRVSGVEDMLVRFGKCCQPLPGERIAGFITRGRGVTVHAQDCPKVLETDPQRRIDVQWENGKGTPRPVRVEVIGVDRQGLLAAMSKAISSTGINIAKAQVHVIGDHKAQNVFELMVGSIDDLNTVMRNLGRVRGVMRVTRVRT
- a CDS encoding AAA family ATPase; protein product: MLITISGLPGSGKTTVAKLVAAELGLEHVYAGNIFRQQAAEHGLSLEEYLRRAETDPSIDRDLDRRMRERAARGAAVLEGRLAAFMAEQARVPALRVFLDASEAVRAERITGREGGHARERLRETQAREASDRKRYLDLYGVDYHDKARYDLVIDTDHRTPADLAGEIVSKARARGGAAHRP
- a CDS encoding YicC family protein; the encoded protein is MRSMTGYGTATTAGRWAQITVEVRGVNQRHLDVRVTAPREYAAWEGELRDRVRAHAERGRVDVSVVRVAAAGRRRYRVAMREELARSYVTAARGLGRRLGLPGEVTLADVLRLPDLFEVAEQAPDLAAELPIVRRTLGAALRAFDRERRREGRHVQRDMQRRAAALRGFVAKIRKRLPHIQRALRRRVEERLGRLAEGAQIDPTRVAQELATLADRSDVTEELVRLDGHLAALDAALKGTAPIGKRVEFLLQEILRECNTTGAKAGDLATSALVLEAKGEVEKLREQVQNVE
- the rfaE1 gene encoding D-glycero-beta-D-manno-heptose-7-phosphate kinase gives rise to the protein MRGVTRARLRTLVQRMAGVRVLVVGDLMLDQFVRGRVQRISPEAPVPVVHVQSEDEQPGGAGNVVRNLVELGGRAAVAGIVGDDPAGRRLGDVLAGLGAATTGIVASRHGATTQKTRIVAHQQQVVRLDREAAAPDAAAGRRLRDWVLAQRRRWDVLVVSDYGKGVVGPELLGALATAHARAPFTWLVDPKRVNFPHYRRMSLIKPNREEAGAAAGIDIVDDVTLAAAGTRLLERWEAESVLISRGDEGMALFRPRRRTHTVPTVAREVFDVTGAGDTVIATCALALGAGGTLEEATVLANHAAGVVVGKFGTATVSAAELRAAIASR
- a CDS encoding glycosyltransferase; translated protein: MTAVRVLHVDPERAWGGGEVQVLLLCRALAARGVAQTLAVHPDGPLARAAAAAGLPVVPLRIRNDADVVAGLRLRRLARDADVVHFHTARAHALAPLVPRAGRRLVVTRRMDYVPRGGAWARWLYTGAVDAVIAISAGVRDALVRAGVPAERIRIAPSGVDVDAWPPTRAAVRAAWGSKTTPSSSCWWRARARGTTSCSRRRRAPTRGCATRSAGRAAPRPRCGQRRRRSVIASSSRASATTWPRASRRRTSPCCRRVTRASAWRRWRRWRWGGR